A genomic segment from Chitinophaga niabensis encodes:
- a CDS encoding SWIM zinc finger family protein — MTIENFEQHVELQQLQKGLAFYSKGSVHHLEEKQPGNWQATIAGSEVYRVNITLKEKEVLAVSCTCPHEALHCKHVVGVLYAIKGRSGKVNFIELVNSIPEAELRQFVIAHGSNYEGFKNILLAHFASGPLSGKDAL, encoded by the coding sequence ATGACGATAGAGAACTTTGAACAACATGTAGAACTTCAGCAACTGCAAAAAGGATTAGCTTTTTACAGCAAAGGATCCGTGCATCACCTGGAAGAAAAACAACCCGGCAATTGGCAGGCAACCATTGCGGGGTCTGAAGTATATCGTGTGAACATTACACTGAAAGAAAAGGAGGTACTGGCAGTTTCCTGTACCTGCCCACATGAGGCATTACATTGCAAACATGTGGTAGGTGTTCTATATGCTATCAAAGGAAGGTCCGGCAAAGTAAATTTTATTGAACTGGTGAACAGTATTCCGGAAGCGGAATTAAGGCAATTCGTTATTGCACATGGCAGTAACTATGAAGGGTTTAAGAACATCCTGCTGGCGCATTTTGCATCCGGCCCTTTATCCGGCAAGGATGCCCTCTAA
- a CDS encoding SMP-30/gluconolactonase/LRE family protein produces the protein MKIIITLLLSTLAAYTYGQQNPDLVADNAKPVLVSKQFSFTEGPTPDKKGNIYFTDQPNNQIWKYDTDGKLSLFLDSAGRSNGLYFDKKGNLIACADDHNELWSITPSGKVTVIMKDYQGKKMNGPNDLWITAKNGIYFTDPYYQRKYWERKKPEIDSQRVYFLAPGKNQAVMVADNIKKPNGIVGSKDGKTLYVADIGDNKVYKYKINKDGSLSDPALFCNKGGDGITLDEKGNLYIAGNGIFVFNPKGEQILHIDVPEKWTANLCFGGKDRKTLFITASETVYTLQMKVKGVE, from the coding sequence ATGAAAATTATCATTACACTGCTCCTTTCCACGTTAGCAGCTTATACTTACGGGCAGCAAAACCCTGATCTTGTTGCTGATAATGCCAAACCCGTGCTGGTATCGAAACAGTTCTCCTTTACAGAAGGGCCTACCCCTGATAAAAAAGGGAATATCTACTTTACAGACCAGCCTAATAACCAGATCTGGAAATACGATACGGATGGCAAGCTCTCTCTCTTCCTGGACAGTGCCGGCCGCTCCAATGGTTTGTACTTCGATAAAAAGGGGAACCTGATTGCCTGTGCGGATGATCACAATGAGCTCTGGTCTATCACTCCTTCCGGTAAAGTAACGGTGATCATGAAAGATTACCAGGGAAAGAAAATGAATGGCCCTAATGACCTCTGGATCACTGCTAAAAATGGCATCTATTTCACCGACCCCTATTACCAGCGTAAATACTGGGAGCGTAAGAAACCGGAGATAGATTCCCAAAGGGTTTACTTCCTGGCACCGGGTAAAAACCAGGCGGTGATGGTGGCTGATAACATTAAAAAGCCTAATGGCATTGTGGGTTCTAAAGATGGCAAAACATTGTATGTGGCAGATATCGGTGATAATAAGGTATATAAATACAAGATCAATAAAGATGGCAGCCTCTCTGATCCGGCGCTCTTCTGCAACAAGGGCGGAGATGGCATCACGCTGGATGAAAAAGGCAATTTGTATATTGCAGGTAATGGTATTTTTGTATTTAATCCAAAAGGAGAACAGATCCTGCATATTGATGTACCAGAAAAATGGACTGCCAATCTTTGCTTCGGCGGAAAGGACAGGAAAACACTTTTTATAACAGCATCTGAAACGGTGTATACCTTACAAATGAAGGTGAAAGGAGTAGAATAA
- a CDS encoding mandelate racemase/muconate lactonizing enzyme family protein → MKITDVKVWLVEGVKYNWTLLKIYTDTGHTGIGEATNWPGSPIVYHAAKHVGERIIGLDPMKTDFIWTKLYRDLNWMGPYGASLCAISGIDMALLDLKGKVLGTPCYELLGGAFRKEIQLYANYWFTGGGHNAADYATQAKKVKEAGFTGLKFDPFAHTNYLYGEDLSSNLTLTPAQQDLAFDVSKAVRDAVGPDFDIMIETHAMLNFRVAVKMAQRLATLDITWYEEPAGPESADTLRAMRERIPSSVSICVGERHYTRHGIRPLLEKNVCDIMMPDITRCGGPSEMKRMATMMEAYNVLLAPHNPNGPLSTLASAHVCASVPNFFRQEFMFNDVPWRDTVIDHPIAEMVKDGHLHLNNRPGLGVDLVEAEMEKHPGILQPRSGFYV, encoded by the coding sequence ATGAAGATCACAGATGTAAAAGTATGGCTGGTAGAAGGTGTAAAGTATAACTGGACCTTACTGAAGATCTATACAGATACAGGCCATACAGGAATAGGGGAAGCCACCAACTGGCCCGGTAGCCCCATTGTATATCATGCAGCAAAACACGTGGGAGAAAGGATCATTGGCCTGGATCCTATGAAAACAGATTTCATCTGGACGAAATTATATCGGGACCTCAATTGGATGGGCCCCTATGGTGCCAGCCTTTGCGCGATCAGTGGAATAGACATGGCCCTGCTGGACCTTAAGGGGAAAGTGCTGGGAACACCTTGTTATGAATTACTGGGAGGCGCTTTTCGTAAAGAGATACAATTATACGCCAACTACTGGTTCACCGGTGGCGGTCATAATGCGGCAGACTATGCCACACAGGCAAAGAAAGTGAAAGAGGCTGGTTTTACAGGACTGAAGTTTGATCCCTTTGCGCATACAAACTATTTGTACGGAGAAGACCTCTCTTCCAATCTTACCTTAACACCTGCGCAGCAGGACCTTGCATTTGATGTGAGTAAAGCTGTGCGGGATGCTGTTGGGCCAGACTTTGATATCATGATAGAAACACATGCCATGCTTAATTTCAGAGTGGCGGTAAAAATGGCGCAGCGCCTGGCAACATTGGATATCACCTGGTATGAAGAACCAGCAGGCCCTGAAAGTGCCGATACATTGCGGGCCATGAGAGAGCGTATCCCGTCCAGTGTTTCTATCTGTGTAGGCGAGCGGCATTATACACGTCATGGTATCCGGCCATTGCTGGAAAAGAATGTCTGCGATATCATGATGCCTGACATTACACGTTGCGGGGGACCATCTGAAATGAAAAGAATGGCCACTATGATGGAAGCCTATAACGTGTTGCTAGCCCCGCATAATCCCAACGGACCTTTGTCAACGCTGGCATCCGCCCATGTCTGTGCATCCGTGCCTAATTTCTTCCGGCAGGAATTTATGTTCAATGATGTTCCCTGGAGAGATACAGTGATAGATCATCCCATTGCTGAAATGGTTAAAGATGGTCATCTTCATTTGAATAACCGCCCGGGATTAGGCGTGGACCTGGTGGAAGCGGAAATGGAAAAACATCCCGGCATCCTTCAACCACGTTCCGGATTTTATGTATAG
- a CDS encoding RraA family protein produces MEKVSEGKVAGPLWKNDDELFFIARNELYTAVVGDIMDKMGLLCQFLPPEIQPLHTDMFVVGRAMTVLEADVFTEHAEEGQNPILKKPFGLMLEALDDLKNNEVYICTGASPSYALWGELMSTRAMKLGAAGAVVDGYSRDTKGILQLDFPTFSYGRYAQDQAPRGKVIDFRVPLEIRGVRIMPGDIVLGDMDGVCIIPRAAEKEVFTRAVEKARGEKMVQQKILEGMSAGDAFEKYGIM; encoded by the coding sequence ATGGAAAAAGTAAGCGAAGGCAAGGTAGCAGGCCCTTTATGGAAAAATGACGATGAGTTGTTTTTCATAGCCAGGAATGAATTGTATACAGCCGTAGTAGGGGATATTATGGACAAGATGGGGTTGCTCTGCCAGTTCCTCCCTCCTGAAATACAGCCACTCCATACGGATATGTTTGTAGTGGGGCGTGCCATGACCGTATTGGAAGCAGATGTATTCACAGAACATGCAGAAGAAGGTCAGAACCCAATTTTAAAGAAGCCATTTGGCCTTATGCTGGAAGCGCTGGACGATCTGAAGAATAATGAGGTCTACATTTGCACAGGAGCTTCCCCTTCCTACGCATTATGGGGAGAGCTCATGAGCACCCGGGCAATGAAGCTGGGAGCAGCAGGGGCCGTAGTAGATGGTTATTCAAGAGATACAAAAGGCATTTTGCAACTGGACTTCCCTACTTTCTCCTATGGCCGCTATGCGCAGGACCAGGCACCACGGGGAAAAGTAATAGATTTCAGGGTGCCGCTGGAGATCAGGGGTGTGCGCATCATGCCGGGAGATATTGTACTGGGGGATATGGATGGTGTTTGTATTATCCCGCGTGCAGCAGAAAAAGAAGTGTTCACAAGAGCTGTCGAGAAAGCAAGAGGAGAAAAGATGGTGCAGCAGAAAATACTGGAAGGTATGAGCGCAGGGGATGCATTTGAAAAATATGGAATTATGTAA
- a CDS encoding SMP-30/gluconolactonase/LRE family protein produces MYREWQAAVLHRSNTMLGEGPFWDSGKKTVMYVDIEGEKICALRTETAAYGEMKVNRRIGMIIPAGRNKLLMGLQGSIDLLDTASGEQWMVAPVEWDKPRNRCNDGKCDAAGRLWIGTMHMDGELHQGALYRYDGTLRKMLDNISVSNGICWSANNSKMYYIDSMDYNIKAFDFDLANGEISNESIIAQTGFIPDGMCTDEEGMLWVAMWGGGCVHRYHPESGEIIGKILVDAPHVTSCAFGGPDMNRLFITTARSGLTQSQLAQFPDSGSLFVAELPVKGIPAHSFSSTTLCI; encoded by the coding sequence ATGTATAGGGAATGGCAGGCAGCAGTGCTGCACAGAAGCAATACTATGCTCGGAGAAGGGCCTTTCTGGGATAGCGGAAAGAAAACGGTCATGTATGTAGATATTGAAGGAGAAAAGATCTGCGCTTTACGTACCGAAACAGCGGCTTATGGTGAGATGAAAGTGAACCGCAGGATTGGGATGATCATACCCGCCGGGCGAAATAAACTACTAATGGGTTTGCAAGGCTCAATTGATCTATTGGATACAGCATCGGGTGAACAGTGGATGGTTGCTCCTGTAGAATGGGATAAACCAAGGAATCGTTGTAATGATGGTAAATGTGATGCAGCCGGCCGGTTATGGATAGGTACCATGCATATGGATGGAGAACTTCATCAGGGTGCATTGTACCGCTATGATGGAACACTTCGGAAAATGCTTGATAATATCAGCGTGTCTAACGGTATCTGTTGGTCTGCAAACAACAGTAAAATGTATTATATCGATTCCATGGACTATAATATCAAAGCTTTTGATTTTGATCTGGCAAATGGAGAGATCAGCAATGAAAGTATCATCGCCCAAACCGGATTTATACCAGACGGGATGTGTACAGACGAGGAAGGTATGTTGTGGGTAGCCATGTGGGGAGGCGGGTGTGTACACAGGTATCATCCGGAGAGCGGAGAGATCATAGGCAAAATACTGGTAGATGCTCCGCATGTAACCTCCTGCGCATTTGGAGGCCCTGATATGAACCGCTTATTTATCACCACCGCAAGAAGCGGGCTTACCCAAAGTCAACTGGCACAGTTCCCGGACAGCGGATCTTTATTTGTGGCGGAATTGCCTGTAAAGGGAATACCTGCCCATTCATTCTCCAGTACTACGTTATGCATTTAG
- a CDS encoding glycoside hydrolase family 2 protein produces the protein MRKQAMIILFALLYLSAHAQTQRLSPRPDHVVSLNGKWNFQEQYQINVPGEWVMQGFTINEGETAVYKRSLEIPVEWKGQQVKLRFDAVSSHAIVKVNNVKVGEHEGGFVPFEMDITNALKENNNILEVAVQAGTISDRLACTSQYAAHTVGGILRKVSMFALPPVNLADITVNTVFDKQYRNASLQVRTVIANESAGNAAVAYRFILKDREGKIVLQQKTSQYTVAAQSTVNHEQPLPIRAPHQWNPEQPYLYELQVELLRNGQPVQSAKQQTGFRQVTIKGNELLVNGRPVKLRGVNRHEVHPLSGRSIAPELHRQDAILFRDANCNYIRTSHYPPSEEFLQAADELGLFVESEAALTWIEHGASPIWRLWNYQDEKFLPLMIQANADNIMMGKNHPSVIIWSLGNESRWSPLWEKVNTFVKKTDPGRPTTFHDQCWGGFNNAGSKADIAVYHYPDINGPAAAAASERPVLFGEYAHLSCYNRRELITDPGVRSAYNAPLVTFYDSIHHYKGCLGGAIWSGIDDIFHLPDGRIVGYGPWGPIDGWRRPKPEYAGMKKAYAPVKITSVKEAGDHLEVGIVNRYDFISLKDIKITANGKPLTAENGILRVPKKAHLVFNDPRGFVANEEVFGEPEAKEKEQRNWEVSWSENDGAIFVKQGPITYTINKIRGVIESVRKGTDTLMT, from the coding sequence ATGCGTAAACAAGCAATGATCATACTGTTTGCTTTGCTATACCTGTCCGCCCATGCACAAACCCAACGTTTATCTCCCCGGCCGGATCATGTAGTATCGCTGAACGGCAAATGGAATTTCCAGGAACAATACCAGATCAATGTACCGGGAGAATGGGTAATGCAGGGTTTTACAATAAATGAAGGAGAAACAGCTGTATATAAACGTTCACTGGAAATACCGGTGGAATGGAAGGGACAGCAGGTGAAGTTACGCTTTGATGCAGTAAGCTCCCATGCCATTGTAAAAGTGAACAACGTAAAAGTAGGTGAACATGAAGGCGGCTTTGTGCCTTTTGAAATGGATATCACCAATGCGCTCAAGGAAAATAACAACATACTGGAAGTGGCTGTACAGGCTGGAACGATCAGTGACCGCCTCGCCTGCACTTCACAATACGCTGCACACACTGTTGGGGGGATCTTACGCAAAGTGAGCATGTTTGCCCTGCCGCCGGTGAACCTTGCAGATATCACTGTCAATACCGTGTTTGACAAACAATACAGGAATGCATCATTACAGGTGCGTACAGTCATTGCCAATGAATCTGCAGGTAATGCTGCCGTGGCTTACCGGTTCATCCTGAAAGACCGGGAAGGGAAGATCGTGCTGCAGCAAAAGACCTCTCAATACACAGTAGCAGCGCAAAGTACAGTGAACCATGAACAGCCGCTGCCCATACGTGCACCACACCAATGGAATCCGGAACAGCCTTACCTGTATGAATTGCAGGTGGAACTATTGCGGAACGGGCAACCTGTTCAGTCCGCAAAACAGCAAACAGGTTTCCGGCAGGTGACCATTAAAGGAAATGAATTACTGGTGAATGGAAGGCCTGTTAAACTCCGTGGGGTGAACAGGCACGAAGTACATCCACTTAGCGGCAGAAGTATTGCGCCCGAACTGCATAGGCAGGATGCCATCTTATTCCGTGATGCTAATTGCAACTATATCCGTACCTCTCACTATCCACCCTCGGAAGAATTCCTGCAGGCAGCAGATGAGCTGGGGCTTTTTGTAGAAAGTGAAGCCGCCCTCACCTGGATAGAACACGGGGCTTCTCCCATCTGGAGATTATGGAATTACCAGGATGAAAAATTCCTGCCCCTGATGATACAAGCCAATGCAGATAATATCATGATGGGGAAGAACCATCCCTCTGTTATTATCTGGTCACTGGGCAACGAATCGCGCTGGAGCCCTTTATGGGAAAAGGTGAATACGTTTGTAAAGAAAACAGATCCGGGAAGGCCCACTACCTTTCATGATCAATGCTGGGGAGGTTTTAATAATGCCGGCAGTAAAGCAGATATTGCCGTGTACCATTATCCTGATATCAATGGGCCTGCAGCGGCCGCAGCATCTGAACGGCCTGTGCTGTTTGGCGAATACGCGCATCTTTCCTGTTACAATCGCAGAGAGTTGATCACAGATCCCGGCGTACGCAGCGCATATAACGCACCGCTGGTCACTTTTTATGATTCCATCCACCACTATAAAGGTTGTCTTGGAGGTGCCATCTGGAGTGGCATAGATGATATATTTCATCTGCCGGACGGACGTATTGTGGGATATGGTCCCTGGGGGCCAATAGATGGGTGGAGAAGGCCCAAGCCGGAATATGCAGGTATGAAAAAAGCATATGCCCCGGTGAAGATCACCTCCGTAAAAGAGGCAGGAGATCACCTGGAAGTAGGTATAGTGAACAGATACGACTTTATTTCGTTAAAGGATATAAAGATCACGGCAAATGGTAAACCATTGACGGCGGAGAATGGAATTTTACGTGTACCTAAAAAAGCACATCTTGTTTTCAATGACCCCCGTGGTTTTGTGGCGAATGAAGAAGTGTTCGGAGAGCCTGAGGCAAAGGAAAAGGAACAACGTAACTGGGAGGTTTCCTGGTCTGAGAACGACGGAGCTATCTTTGTAAAACAAGGGCCAATCACCTACACGATCAATAAGATCAGGGGTGTAATTGAAAGTGTGCGAAAAGGCACAGATACATTAATGACGTAA
- a CDS encoding AraC family transcriptional regulator, whose amino-acid sequence MKARLLDTGLHADRPFRVKLVDEYYLNSPFHFHDTCEMVLIEEGYGKRIVGDHIDDFDKGDLVLMGPNLPHIWQNDNMFFQKKKDHRVKATVLYFAPSMVLNLVAGTEAAREVDMLFTKACRGLLIKNDTHRVLLSRLREISIAEGLKKVSILLDIIDLLCHSADYDYLASDGYKNALTTKDAGRFNDVYQFLITNFHREIALDEIAGVAKMSPTAFCRYFKDRTQKSFVGFLHEIRISHACKLLRQDDLSIMNIALESGYNNLVNFNKCFKGITSLSPSEYRKNLRNK is encoded by the coding sequence ATGAAAGCAAGATTACTGGATACCGGTTTGCATGCAGACAGGCCATTCCGGGTAAAACTCGTGGATGAGTATTACCTGAACTCCCCCTTTCATTTTCATGATACCTGTGAGATGGTGCTCATAGAGGAAGGATATGGAAAACGGATCGTGGGAGATCATATCGATGACTTTGATAAAGGAGACCTTGTGCTGATGGGGCCTAACCTTCCCCACATCTGGCAGAACGACAATATGTTCTTCCAGAAAAAGAAAGATCACCGGGTAAAGGCAACAGTATTATACTTTGCACCCTCTATGGTACTTAACCTCGTTGCGGGTACAGAAGCCGCCCGGGAGGTGGATATGCTGTTCACCAAAGCCTGCAGGGGGCTTTTGATCAAAAACGATACACACCGGGTATTGTTGAGCAGGCTCCGGGAGATCTCCATAGCGGAGGGATTGAAAAAGGTATCTATACTGCTGGATATCATTGACCTGCTTTGCCATTCCGCAGATTATGACTACCTGGCCAGCGATGGTTATAAAAATGCACTGACAACAAAAGATGCCGGACGCTTTAATGATGTGTACCAGTTCCTGATCACAAACTTTCACCGGGAGATTGCGTTGGATGAAATTGCAGGCGTGGCAAAAATGTCTCCCACGGCTTTTTGCCGGTATTTTAAGGACAGAACGCAAAAGTCTTTTGTAGGGTTCCTGCATGAAATACGTATTTCCCATGCCTGCAAGCTGTTGCGGCAGGACGACCTGTCTATTATGAATATCGCTTTGGAAAGTGGTTATAACAACCTGGTGAACTTCAACAAATGTTTTAAGGGTATCACAAGCCTGAGCCCTTCAGAATACAGAAAGAACCTCCGGAATAAATAA
- a CDS encoding glycoside hydrolase family 2 protein: MKFIISLLSLPAMLPAQDYMAGGRKALAPVPVAVSGMKQPVISLNGTWEISLDANNWKQVLVPGEPVMQGVELKHDQPFNYRRKLTIPADAAGKTLAIRFNGVYSYARVWVNGHFIREHYGGFTAWECDITPYVQPGKEAELKVEVTDRLDDISFASGYAHHPIGGILREVQLIARPSVHIQRLYAHATLVDDLKNGELALDILLNTPKENVTVACTLTSPDGKKITFPQGGTRTKLINPEPWTAERPRLYRLDVAVTENGKITEKITQQIGFRKVEISNDKQLLVNGKPVKLRGACRHDMHPLLGRSTNRQQDSLDVILAKEANLNFIRTSHYPPSQDFLEFCDRYGIYVQEETAICFVGQDRGGEYNKHTSTQNDTAYTSRYLGQLSEMIDRDRNHAAIIMWSIGNESNYGANFQQEYDFVKRTDASRPVSWSWPGTALKDGKRCFDIAVSHYPVYSGKGSDMGGTERDMVHPDYPVLGDEWAHVACYNTDLLKYDPNVKDYWGRSLDTMWLNRFDVRGNIGGAIWGMIDETFHTPAKVTGYGPWGFIDVWRRKKAEFWNTKKAYSPVRILQTHFSTAEVLKIPVKNRFDHTSLSAVSCKLTAEGKTTTLKLPAIAPHEEGMISLNVKQYRESSLLLQFFDERNNLIDEEKITWGTRHTPQEKMQKARLTIDENGEQGTLSAAIINGVPVMTGMPEVAINRPEQGNAFKNTAGNFSENMKISGVNVTRSGDKTIYHLKGQTGNYPVSLSVTLFPTGLVEVKYEADSIPRHTWEIGIKIPVSAELNRIEWDREGYWTTYPEGHLSATQGKADRKSGAVAHYREKPSYNIAQSTTDYYLAGTTDDSKASVDGTEAYRAKKENIYSFILGNTQKKGRIRVISAGDQAAKMNIDADGKQWLVISDKWDYWSLSWGNYQGTVNRSKKVSGTVRFIIEE; this comes from the coding sequence ATGAAGTTTATCATAAGTTTATTGAGTCTTCCCGCCATGCTGCCCGCACAGGATTATATGGCTGGTGGCAGAAAAGCACTGGCGCCGGTGCCTGTAGCGGTAAGTGGTATGAAACAACCGGTGATCAGCCTTAATGGTACCTGGGAGATCAGCCTGGATGCCAATAACTGGAAACAGGTTCTGGTGCCGGGAGAGCCTGTTATGCAGGGTGTAGAACTAAAACATGACCAACCATTTAATTACCGCCGTAAACTTACTATCCCGGCAGACGCCGCTGGTAAAACACTGGCTATCCGTTTCAATGGCGTATACAGTTATGCCCGTGTATGGGTAAATGGCCATTTCATCAGGGAACATTATGGCGGTTTTACTGCCTGGGAATGTGATATCACACCTTATGTGCAACCCGGAAAGGAAGCGGAACTTAAAGTGGAAGTAACAGATCGGCTGGATGATATTTCATTTGCCTCCGGATACGCCCATCACCCTATCGGAGGCATTCTCCGGGAGGTACAGCTAATTGCGCGCCCATCTGTGCATATACAAAGATTGTATGCACATGCCACATTGGTGGATGACCTGAAAAACGGAGAGCTGGCATTGGATATTCTGTTGAACACGCCGAAAGAAAATGTGACCGTAGCCTGTACACTCACATCACCCGATGGTAAAAAGATCACTTTCCCGCAGGGAGGAACCAGGACAAAACTGATCAACCCGGAACCCTGGACGGCAGAACGACCCCGGCTTTACCGGCTGGATGTTGCTGTTACAGAGAATGGTAAGATCACTGAAAAGATCACGCAGCAAATAGGTTTTAGAAAGGTAGAAATAAGCAACGATAAACAATTACTGGTGAATGGGAAACCTGTGAAGCTCAGAGGTGCCTGCCGCCATGATATGCATCCATTGCTGGGCCGCAGCACCAACAGGCAGCAGGATAGCCTCGATGTTATCCTTGCGAAAGAAGCCAACCTGAACTTTATCCGTACATCCCACTACCCGCCTTCACAGGATTTTCTTGAATTCTGCGACCGCTATGGCATTTATGTACAGGAAGAAACAGCCATCTGTTTTGTTGGGCAGGATCGTGGTGGAGAATATAATAAACATACCTCCACCCAGAACGATACAGCATATACCAGCCGTTACCTGGGCCAGCTCAGCGAAATGATAGACAGGGATCGTAATCATGCCGCCATCATCATGTGGTCCATCGGAAATGAAAGTAACTATGGTGCTAATTTCCAGCAGGAGTATGATTTTGTGAAAAGAACAGATGCCAGCAGGCCCGTATCATGGTCATGGCCCGGCACTGCATTAAAAGACGGTAAACGTTGTTTTGATATCGCAGTATCGCATTACCCGGTATACAGCGGAAAGGGGAGTGATATGGGCGGCACAGAGAGAGATATGGTTCATCCCGATTATCCCGTGCTTGGCGATGAATGGGCACATGTGGCATGTTATAATACAGATCTCCTTAAATACGATCCGAACGTAAAGGACTACTGGGGCCGTAGTTTGGACACCATGTGGCTGAACCGTTTCGATGTGCGTGGAAATATTGGTGGCGCCATCTGGGGAATGATCGATGAAACCTTCCATACGCCTGCGAAAGTAACCGGATATGGCCCCTGGGGTTTTATAGATGTCTGGCGCAGGAAAAAAGCAGAATTCTGGAATACTAAAAAAGCCTATTCTCCTGTCCGCATCCTGCAAACACATTTTAGTACTGCGGAAGTACTGAAGATACCCGTAAAGAACAGGTTTGATCACACATCCCTTTCTGCTGTGAGCTGTAAATTAACGGCTGAGGGTAAAACTACCACATTAAAGCTTCCTGCCATAGCTCCGCATGAGGAAGGTATGATCAGTCTCAACGTTAAACAATACCGGGAATCATCCCTGCTATTGCAATTCTTTGATGAAAGAAATAACCTCATAGATGAAGAAAAGATCACCTGGGGAACGCGGCATACCCCGCAGGAAAAAATGCAGAAAGCCAGGCTAACCATTGATGAGAATGGGGAACAGGGTACTTTATCTGCGGCCATTATAAATGGAGTGCCTGTAATGACTGGCATGCCGGAGGTAGCGATCAACAGACCTGAACAAGGTAATGCCTTTAAGAACACAGCAGGCAACTTTTCAGAGAACATGAAGATCTCCGGTGTAAACGTTACACGTTCCGGCGATAAGACCATCTATCATCTAAAAGGGCAAACAGGCAACTATCCGGTGTCCTTAAGTGTTACTTTATTTCCAACCGGCCTGGTGGAAGTGAAATATGAAGCAGACAGCATCCCCCGGCACACCTGGGAAATAGGGATTAAGATCCCCGTATCTGCTGAACTGAACAGGATTGAATGGGATAGAGAAGGTTACTGGACAACCTATCCGGAGGGGCATCTTTCCGCCACCCAGGGAAAAGCAGACAGGAAATCAGGAGCTGTGGCGCACTATCGGGAAAAACCTTCCTATAACATTGCGCAATCCACAACAGACTATTACCTCGCAGGCACCACAGACGACAGCAAAGCATCAGTAGATGGTACCGAAGCATACAGAGCAAAAAAGGAGAACATCTATTCCTTTATCCTGGGCAATACTCAAAAGAAAGGCCGCATCCGTGTGATCTCAGCAGGAGATCAGGCAGCAAAAATGAATATAGATGCTGATGGAAAGCAATGGCTTGTGATCAGTGATAAATGGGACTATTGGAGCCTTTCCTGGGGCAATTACCAGGGCACCGTGAACAGATCAAAAAAGGTGAGCGGCACCGTGCGGTTCATCATTGAAGAATAA